One segment of Gordonia terrae DNA contains the following:
- a CDS encoding NUDIX domain-containing protein codes for MTDRVVAVGALITDEDGRILLILRRNEPSAGHWSLPGGKVEPGESLDEAVVREVEEETGLAVTVGEPAIQLEIPVGDGRVYEVHDFRAEIRSGNLRPGDDAADAAFFTPAQVRTARVTSRLVEYLEQAGALPPESP; via the coding sequence ATGACCGACCGCGTGGTTGCCGTCGGCGCACTCATCACCGACGAGGACGGCCGAATCCTGTTGATACTGCGCCGCAACGAGCCGTCGGCCGGACACTGGAGCCTCCCCGGCGGCAAGGTCGAGCCCGGGGAATCGCTCGACGAGGCGGTGGTGCGCGAGGTGGAAGAGGAAACCGGTCTGGCGGTGACGGTCGGTGAACCGGCCATCCAGCTCGAGATCCCGGTCGGCGACGGACGGGTGTACGAGGTGCACGACTTCCGGGCCGAGATCCGTTCGGGGAACCTGCGTCCCGGTGACGACGCCGCCGACGCGGCCTTCTTCACACCGGCCCAGGTGCGCACGGCGAGAGTCACCAGCCGGCTGGTGGAGTATCTGGAACAGGCCGGTGCACTGCCACCCGAGTCGCCCTGA
- a CDS encoding nitroreductase family protein, which produces MTELLPLDPDQLLTTTRSVRKRLDFDRPVPLDVVKEALEVALQAPTGSNSQTWHWIVLTDSELKQKVADYYAQSFAKYYSGQAPRDETGKRVASSAQYLADTMGQVPVLVIGAIYTGGGLPAGNQAGVWGSLLPGAWSLQLALRARGLGSAWTTLHINYEKEIAELLGIPDNIHQGVLLPVAYSKGTDFKPAPRKSLDSVLHIDGW; this is translated from the coding sequence ATGACCGAACTACTGCCCCTGGACCCTGACCAACTCCTCACCACCACCCGCTCGGTGCGCAAGCGTCTCGACTTCGATCGTCCCGTGCCGCTCGACGTGGTCAAGGAGGCGCTCGAGGTCGCGTTGCAGGCGCCGACCGGCAGCAACAGTCAGACCTGGCACTGGATCGTGCTCACCGACTCCGAGCTGAAGCAGAAGGTCGCGGACTACTATGCGCAGTCGTTCGCGAAGTACTACTCGGGCCAGGCCCCGCGGGACGAGACCGGTAAGCGGGTCGCGTCCAGCGCCCAGTACCTCGCCGACACGATGGGTCAGGTCCCGGTGCTGGTCATCGGCGCCATCTACACCGGAGGGGGCCTGCCGGCGGGTAATCAGGCCGGTGTGTGGGGTTCGTTGCTGCCGGGTGCCTGGAGCCTGCAGCTGGCGCTTCGTGCCCGTGGTCTCGGGTCGGCGTGGACGACGTTGCACATCAACTACGAGAAGGAGATCGCCGAACTCCTCGGCATCCCGGACAACATCCATCAGGGTGTGCTGCTGCCGGTGGCCTACAGCAAGGGCACCGACTTCAAGCCCGCACCGCGGAAGTCCCTCGATTCGGTCCTGCACATCGACGGCTGGTGA